AGGAAGTAGAGAAtagggggggtagagagagagatggggaagaTAAAAGAGGCAGGAAGAGAGATGGGGTAGAGAAAGTGGGATAGAGATAggaagggtagagagagagggtggtacaGAAAGGGTGTCTAGAGAGGGAAGATATAATAACATGAGTAGTGAGGTGCAGAGAATAGGCATAGGTGACGAGATAGAGATGTGGGAGAAGAGAAAGTGACtgaaaaaaaggagagagagggagagataggtgGGTAAAAGACAGGAGATAATAGGTGACAGAAGTTGAAACATAAATATTTATGGAATTGATGTGGTATACAAGAATAAAAATCATGCATAACTATGTATAGAAACatgcttctgaagatgtattgttaaatacgaaagtacttaagtaaattcctgtttcaatccttccttcgtggtctgacactgtcacatttttcatcacgtgttaattttcgttatTTACGCACACAAacattatatgtgtatatatatatatatatatatatatatatatatatatatatatatatatatatatatatatatatatatatatatatatatatatatatatatatatatatatataacatcttCAGTTTTAAAATCATATTGACTTGTAAatgttatattaaagctaataACTATTTACCCCTTCAAAATCAATTTCTAACCACCACATGTGGTGGTAACTATACAATGTGTATTCTAAACCCAAAATATACCACATGTGTGTATAGTTTACTATACACATGGTGTATTCTTAAGCAACACCTGAGCGAAGCTTTCATCAGTAGAACTGCAAAACACTCAAGGCCAAAGCTGCTACGACATACCTGACTAAAGCTGTGAACACACGTGCCCAGAACCCCCCTCAAAACCCCCCCAGGGTCTCCAAAACCCCCTGGGATACGAACCTGGGGTGTTAAAATACCGGGTTGGGTCAACCTAAGGCGATATTTTCGCTCGGGGAAGACACTATGGTAAAGTGTGTAAATAGTGGTATacccagagagggagagagagagagagagagagcgagagatgtTCAGTGGGCTGCCAGCAGCGGTACGGACAAGACGGGGtgttgcttctctctctctcactctccctctccctctcctacctctctcactccctccctcggtCTCTCCCCATTAGGTGAGAAATTTTCCTCCCTTGGGAAGGAATCTTGTATCCGCTTCACATAAATCTATATACATTTCAAAAGAACCATTCGAAATGAAGTTTTAGATTGTAATGTTGTAGCGAGAACACTATTTTGATTACCATGAGTCGAATCTCAAGTAAGCTAAATCTAATTCAATGTAAAGTCGCGCAGATActaagtgattttttttttgctttcagATAGTTTGATGAGCGCGAGTGACCGACAAGACCACAACGCGAATCTATGACATTTCCATACcgcgagtgtgtgagtgtgtgaaaaaTACGCGATACAGAACTCCCTTGACTGAACTTCAAGTGTAAACAGAAGTGTAATACCTGCGTTGAAAACATGATAACACACATTAAAATGGCGAAGATGGAAAGTCCCTTGAGTGCAGTGGCCGAGTTACAGAGTGTGAAGGAACTAGTGGACAGCAATAATAACGGCGAAGCTGAGGTCGCCGACTCCACCCCGCGGTGCGACGCTGTAAACATTACAGGTGGTGGAAACTCGTCCGGAGGGAAGTACCAGCTGCGGCCTCGTTCCCTGCAGGCCCGGCGTCGCTCTGACAGCGAGTGGAGTCTCCAGGACTCGTTGAGACACAAGCCGCGGCCTCCGCCGCTCTCCAGGTACCGCAGGAAGACGGCCAATGCCCGGGAGAGGTACCGCATGCGGCAGATCAACACGGCCTTTGAGAGCTTGCGGGGCGTCCTGCCATCCTGGGTGTGTAGTCGCCGCCCCGCCTCGGATATGACCAAGATTACCACCCTGAGACTTGCCTCGGCTTATATCCGATCCCTCCAGGATATACTGGATGGTAACGCCCACCAGGACACCTGCTCCTGGGTGCTTTCCAGCATCCTGGAAGAGGCCTCGACCAGCCCTAAGCAGCCGCAGGTTAACCAGTACCCCACAATCTCCAACAAAATGCAGCAGCCCCCTGCTTACGTCACTCAAGAATCCGACTTTGTCACACTTCTCTGTAACCCTGCAGATCCAGGCGTTTTCCAGGACAATCTTGAGACGTTCTCGTACCTGTCACCCATGTCGGAGACGGAAGCCATGGCTCTCCTGCTGGGGAATGACCCTCCTCGCACCTGGGGTGACAGCCAGCACCCGCCCCTTGTGTCGTAGGGCACTCGAGGTTCTCAGTTTAATCTGAGACATGTCTTGTATTCCTGAAGGAGGAGCTCTTTACTGATCTTTATGACTTCCGTTATCACAGGCTTCGTGCTCATTCTTGTACGTTTATACCAGCAAGTGATAGTCTATCCATGTTaattttttcctcgtttttgataACTTTATTGGTTCACAAAGGAATGTTGTTGCCAGGTTGAGTGAAAAATTGGCTCTATACATCACGATGATAACGAGGGAAGTGAATGCTGTTTTCCTGTGAGACTTACTAACGTGAAGCTTTGGCTGAACGTCAAAGTTAAAAGTTTACGTACCAGCACGAGACAGTTTACTGAGTTTACCTGGAAAACATGATGATGGGTTTTGGTTGGTGCTTTAAATGTAAGGTTTCTTATATATAAAAATCTTTTTGCTAGACTTTGTGGTCCTGAGAGTTATATATTAACAAGGTTTACGACATTTCATAAAGATAATTTTTTCTTTCGGTTACCAGATAACGACCAACTTAATAACCTGGTATCATTGCAACGACTGGCTCGTTGCTGCAAGTATTGTGACGACCTGTGTTAAACGACCACAAAAAGTCCACCAACGTATTTAAGCTACATACTCCCTTAACACTTCAAGTTGTGCTCGTAGAAAGCAGATTAATTTAAAGCATTAGCACAACAAAGTTCCCCAACAGCTTATTGTAATTCTTACCTTCTATCTATAAAGATCAAGAAAGTAGAAACTGACATATTCAGCACAGTGTTTTATTCTGATATATGACCATTTTCAAGGCTCAACTCCTATATCAAAGCATAAACCAGAGTCAAAGgcaaattgaaaaaaaatatgaaaaagttTGCTCAAGTTTTTTTCGTGTGTttgccctccccttcccccttcttcCTGGCGTATAATTGTACATAATTCAGCGCCAAAGGATAACCTAccacagcaatatatatatatactgaacgtTTCCCTAAAACGAACACGTACAACGTCAAGATTAGATGCGTGATAACTAGTGATCTTTTGTTAACCAAGAAACCCAAGCTGGCGGTGAACCAGGGACGTAAACAGTGTAATCCAGTACAGTGTAGTCCATTACAGTGTTCTCTAAAACCATGCAAATCTAACCGCATCTCATCCCTGGTGGTCTCTACGACATAATTGTGTTCCTGGCATGAGACagagtatatatacatgttattaATTGTGCCTATGTAAGGGGTTACACTTATGTTCCCTCTGGCTGTTGCGTGTTCCTTCGCGGTTGCTTGTAAGTAGCTATACAAGCTTCCAGTAGCGACCTCATGGGAAGCAATTAGCGGCCTTATGGAGAGCAACCACAAGCATCCAGGAGCGAGagaacagacagacacagccaGAGTCTGGATGCAATATGAGCTGCCTCTCGAAGCTCCCTACATTGATGATAATCTAAAATGTTATTCAGCTTTGAAGCAAGAGACGGTCTTATTTATCtacattcattatatatatatatatatatatatatatatatatatatatatatatatatatatatatatatatacttatgatACTAATGTTAGTCTCTATCATTGTTTATATGAGTTTGAAATTAGAATTGAGAGTAGTAACTCTTTGTGAATTAATATGTCGGACGTCTCTCATGGATTGATCCCTCGCACATATGTAAATGCACATATGTAAATGCAAATCGTCATATAAAACAATATATGAAACGtaacaaaaaatatttaatttacaTTTGTTTTATAAAATCTGTAACTGATCAGGACAATGCTTGAGAACGTTTTCATATGCTGACTACAGCTTATCTTGGAAATACAAGATAAGCCCTCAACATCTTTTCTATTTAATTCTGAATTAACGTAACTAAATTTCCACTGAGAGGCAAGACCAGGGCTTCCTGCATActaaatatactgtacagtatagttTTAAACTGATTTATGAGAGTAAATTTTAGAGTATCATATTGATTATGTAAGATCTACTGTGGAATTTCTTAATTGTAATATTCATAAAGTAATTAACAGTGTAGAGTTTCATATTGATTCTCAAAGTTGATCTGTAGTGTTTCATATTGTTTCTGAAAGTCATACTGTAAAGATTCATATTGATTTTTAATGTTTTACTGTAAGAATTTCATACAAAAATTTACTGATTTTGGGGGAACTAGATTCCATTATTTTATCTGGCAGGATTTTTATTTTCTTTTAAGAATGAGACACATTGTTGCTTGTTCCCTGAATATgagttgcaatatatatatatatatatatatatatatatatatatatatatatatatatatatatatatatatatatatatatatatatatatatatgcatggacCCAATGTGGGCCCAGAAACATAGCTTACTGTAAATTAATGTTGTGTTTGGTAGTTATTCTAGTCAATAGGTTTGTGCCATAGTTAGAATACTATGTAATTTATGTGATGGGTTTATTAGTATTTTAAATTAGCAAAAAAGTTAATATATGTTTGAGTTTGTATGTATATTAATGTATGTATAAATGAATAcatgcagccacacacacacacacactcgtaggtTTAGATAAATATGTATTAGTAATGCCTtatgttttgtatataattaGCACAGTTGTCTAGAGATTTAATAACAACATTAGGCAGTAGACGTGTCTGCTGAATGGTATAGCACTGTAGAGTTGTCATGAATACCCGACTTACTCATATGTGGCATCAACACATGACTTGTGTTGATGGCAACACGGGTCATCAACCTGTGATGATgatacaccactacacacctgccacccccaggtgtgtagtggtgccaACACCTGTTCCTGTGGCACTAACACCAACCCCTTTGGCACCAACACCTACCCCTTTTGGCACCACCAATATCTGCTCCTttggcaccaccaacacctgccctAATGTGATCAATACCTACACCTGTGACACCAACGTTTAACGAAGTGATATCAACACctgtccccccaccccccttctgtctgtctgtctgtctctttcgctATCAAAAACATCTGTCGACTTCATTTCCATTAATCTTTGTGTCGCCAAGATTTCGTGGCCTCCCATCTTCTTAAAGACGTCTTTTctatcactctccttctttcttctACATCACCATATCAGTCTCTTGTTACCTCTCCCTTGTATCGAATCATCTTTGCATCTACCATGCATTGTCCTCTGTGATAACTTCATCTTTTTCCCTCATTGCCTATCTCTTTGTTCTTCATATGCCCTCCACAGTACTTAATGAAGAAAAGTACTCACGTAATGGGGAAAGATTACGTGCGACTTATTTTACGTTATCTTGTCTATCTGAGCACTTAATCctcgcccgtgtgtgtgtgtgtgtgtgtgtgtgtgtgtgtgtgtgtgtgtgtgtgtgtgtgtgtgtgtgtgtgtgtgtgtgtgtgttttagaccCTTCTTCTTCAGTGGTCTCTGCATATTTGTTTTCTCTCCCCCATTCTCTTTTATTTGCCTATCTGCCTCTATCCTTCTGTGCCTGCTCATCTCGATCTGCATTTAttttgctcgctctctctctctctcctctgctctatctttctctcactctcaccctctctctttccctcgaCCTCTTTCCCTTCTTTTCAACCATCTTCCTCTCTATAAATATACCTCCCTCTACCCCTCAATATATATACCTACATCTACCCCCTATCACTCTGACTCCCCCTCTCCCAATATCTCTGATATTTTGGGTCATTGTTGTGTTCTAATTGATCATTCCATCTCTGGTTTCCGTGTGTTCTCAGTCCGGCTATAAATGGATTTCATGTCGGCTTTCTCTCGGTCTCCACAACCCTCTCGTCCCTTTTCCTTGGCGTCCGCCTAACAGAAAGTACGCTTTCTCCACGCAACCATCTGTTCTTTCTTTAAAGCACTCTCCACTTCTCTCTGGCTTTAAAGCAATTTGTCGCCTGTTTTATTGAATGGGTTTTCGCAATGGGATACTCCTATTATTTTGTTTCATTCTTACATATGATGACTCTTTCACCTGTAGGCTTCCGGGTTCACGAACCTTCAGTTGCACTGGCTTTTAAATCGACTTGCAACCATCCCTTTAAATCGACTTGCAACCATCCCTTTAAATCGACTTGCAACCATCCCTTTAAATCGACTTGCAACCCCCTTTAAATCGACTTGCATCCCCCCTTTAAATTGACTTGCATTCCCCTTTAAATCGACTTGCAACCCCCCCCCTTTAAATTGACTTGCATCCCACTTTAAATCGACTTGCATCCCCTTTTAAATCGACTTGCAACCCCCTTTTAAATCGACTTGCAACCCCCTTTTAAATCGACTTGCATCCCCTTTTAAATCGACTTGCAACCCCCTTTTAAATCGACTTGCATCCCTCTATAAATCAacttgcaaccccccccccctttaaatcAACTTGCAACCATCCCCCCCTATTTAAATCGACTTACACCGCCCCTTAAATTGACTTGTACCATTCTCCTATCGAACCTTTCTAGATTCTCTACCCGGCTTTACCTCAAATCCTTTTCATCACTTTGACTTCTCCTCCACTTCGTTTTCTCCCGTCTTGAATCTTCATATTTTCTAATTTAGTTGCACCTTCGGGTCTTACTATAGCGCCTCTACGTTGTTAATTATAGTTGTTCTATTCTCTCTCATCCACCGAAGATTCACTCTAATCCTCCACCCAAGATTCACTCTAATCCTCCACTTACCTCTCGTTTATGGGGGCTCTCGGATTACACTTAAATCCATTCGT
The genomic region above belongs to Procambarus clarkii isolate CNS0578487 chromosome 33, FALCON_Pclarkii_2.0, whole genome shotgun sequence and contains:
- the LOC123765241 gene encoding transcription factor 21; translation: MITHIKMAKMESPLSAVAELQSVKELVDSNNNGEAEVADSTPRCDAVNITGGGNSSGGKYQLRPRSLQARRRSDSEWSLQDSLRHKPRPPPLSRYRRKTANARERYRMRQINTAFESLRGVLPSWVCSRRPASDMTKITTLRLASAYIRSLQDILDGNAHQDTCSWVLSSILEEASTSPKQPQVNQYPTISNKMQQPPAYVTQESDFVTLLCNPADPGVFQDNLETFSYLSPMSETEAMALLLGNDPPRTWGDSQHPPLVS